The following coding sequences are from one uncultured Desulfobacter sp. window:
- a CDS encoding beta-ketoacyl-[acyl-carrier-protein] synthase family protein, protein MKAPLNRRVFVLGYGAATPLGATFDLTFENAVAGKSGFRRITRCETKSLSNVVGEIPDWDPVASGMFEKKEAHNWNAAFVLLTVAVCREALAHAGIVMEPDIGRRTACLIGSALNGMDAFRIASEKYADAGPLRVSPYLLPNLCGNMPASKAGIDLGFTGPLFSPQGACASGNHAIGMGARMIRDGDVDVVLAGGVDTPLVPEIVQGFANMGATIKVNPGDRAYEDPGQASRPFSSDRKGMVLSEGCGVVVLAAEEVAKAHGLKPRAEVAGVGWTSDAFHFTSPNLETIVRAMHQAIGDAQIAPRDIRYINAHGTSTFKGDTSEADCLRQVFGHHLGQIPVSSNKSQLGHTLGAAAAIEAALSIEAMQMGMVLPTINHRPAPEFDDLDVVPDTFRAHPHDFLLSNAYGFGGTNCCIVFKGM, encoded by the coding sequence ATGAAAGCACCATTAAACAGACGGGTTTTTGTGTTGGGTTACGGGGCGGCCACCCCGTTGGGAGCCACCTTTGACCTGACCTTTGAAAATGCCGTGGCCGGTAAATCCGGATTTAGACGGATCACCCGGTGTGAGACGAAATCCCTAAGCAATGTGGTGGGCGAAATTCCCGACTGGGATCCTGTGGCAAGCGGGATGTTTGAGAAAAAAGAGGCCCATAACTGGAATGCGGCCTTTGTGCTGTTGACCGTGGCTGTGTGCCGGGAGGCTTTGGCCCATGCCGGTATTGTCATGGAACCCGATATCGGTCGACGGACTGCTTGTTTGATCGGTTCCGCCCTCAATGGTATGGATGCCTTCAGGATCGCCTCGGAGAAATATGCCGATGCCGGGCCGTTGCGGGTCAGCCCCTATCTTTTGCCCAACCTGTGCGGCAACATGCCTGCCAGCAAAGCGGGTATTGATTTAGGCTTTACAGGGCCGTTGTTCTCCCCCCAGGGGGCGTGCGCATCGGGCAACCACGCCATCGGCATGGGGGCCAGGATGATCCGGGACGGTGATGTGGATGTGGTGCTGGCAGGCGGCGTGGACACGCCCCTGGTGCCGGAGATCGTCCAGGGCTTTGCCAACATGGGCGCCACCATAAAAGTCAATCCCGGGGACCGGGCCTATGAAGACCCGGGCCAGGCCAGCCGTCCGTTCAGCAGCGACCGCAAGGGCATGGTGCTCTCCGAAGGGTGCGGGGTGGTGGTGCTGGCCGCAGAAGAGGTGGCCAAGGCCCATGGCCTTAAACCCCGGGCCGAAGTGGCAGGGGTGGGCTGGACTTCGGATGCCTTTCATTTTACCAGCCCCAATCTTGAGACCATTGTCCGGGCCATGCACCAGGCCATTGGCGATGCCCAGATCGCCCCCCGGGATATCCGGTACATTAATGCCCACGGCACCTCCACCTTTAAGGGCGACACCTCGGAGGCCGACTGTTTAAGGCAGGTGTTCGGCCACCATCTGGGACAGATTCCCGTATCCTCCAACAAGTCCCAGCTGGGCCACACATTAGGGGCCGCCGCCGCCATTGAGGCCGCATTGAGCATTGAGGCCATGCAGATGGGCATGGTGCTTCCCACCATTAATCATAGACCCGCCCCTGAATTTGACGACCTGGATGTGGTGCCCGATACCTTCAGGGCCCACCCGCACGATTTTCTATTGTCCAATGCCTACGGGTTTGGCGGAACCAATTGCTGTATTGTATTCAAAGGGATGTAA
- a CDS encoding AMP-binding protein, which produces MKQNRVQYVTEQAVAGLLKDSGASDIPFCGQRTYADVHAMAHAMVDQCAATGDQKRYLAVFTTDRAVTAAAIIARLAGGPILILPHDISDQALMDLESDPERTWVVADLGRNLPGRFKKLVIPALTHSRNLTPLDTTINLDAPLLKLYTGGSTGKPTIWTKTVANIMGEALFQVNTHDIRQDDVVVATVPPYHIYGLLFSVAAPLLARARVADQTCGYPHEIINLVTDTRATILVSVPAHFRALKGHDFPDHSLRLAFSSAGVLDETDERDFRQRNNVPVMEVYGSTETGGIAFRCRGRDETFFSPFSVIETQVAQETLKIQSPFVSPEIVRDDLGFFLVPDRIKSCPGNAFAILGRSDTVVKIAGIRVDLDQVRAVLKTMDGVRDALVLAKPVPRGRAFDICALVEGNCSQTDIRQFLAGRLEAFAHPRRIKVVDHMPVTRSGKYDRAGVAVFFDINEGDAK; this is translated from the coding sequence ATGAAACAAAATAGAGTGCAGTATGTGACAGAACAGGCTGTGGCCGGTCTTTTGAAAGATAGCGGCGCGTCTGATATCCCCTTTTGCGGGCAACGTACCTACGCTGATGTCCATGCCATGGCCCATGCCATGGTTGACCAGTGCGCCGCAACAGGTGATCAAAAGAGATACCTTGCCGTATTTACCACGGACAGGGCGGTCACCGCTGCCGCGATTATTGCCCGGCTGGCCGGCGGCCCCATACTGATTCTGCCCCATGACATCTCGGACCAGGCGCTGATGGATCTGGAAAGTGACCCGGAACGTACATGGGTGGTGGCGGATCTGGGCCGGAATTTGCCTGGCCGTTTTAAAAAACTCGTCATTCCCGCACTCACCCACAGCCGGAATCTTACACCGCTGGACACCACTATAAATTTGGATGCCCCCCTGCTTAAACTGTATACCGGCGGCTCCACCGGAAAGCCGACCATATGGACAAAGACCGTGGCCAATATCATGGGCGAAGCCTTGTTCCAGGTGAATACCCACGACATCCGTCAAGATGACGTGGTGGTTGCCACGGTGCCGCCCTATCATATTTACGGTCTGCTCTTTTCAGTGGCTGCGCCGCTGCTGGCCCGCGCAAGGGTGGCGGATCAAACCTGCGGGTATCCCCATGAAATTATCAATCTGGTTACGGATACGCGGGCAACTATCCTGGTCAGTGTCCCGGCCCATTTCAGAGCCTTAAAGGGGCATGATTTTCCGGATCACAGCCTGCGTCTGGCATTCTCATCGGCAGGCGTTCTCGACGAAACCGATGAAAGGGATTTTCGCCAAAGAAATAATGTGCCCGTCATGGAAGTTTACGGGTCAACGGAAACCGGCGGCATCGCCTTTAGATGCCGGGGGCGCGACGAGACCTTTTTTTCGCCGTTCAGTGTCATTGAAACCCAGGTTGCCCAGGAGACGTTAAAAATTCAATCGCCCTTTGTCTCCCCTGAAATCGTTCGGGATGATTTGGGGTTTTTCCTGGTACCGGACAGGATCAAATCATGTCCGGGCAACGCCTTTGCTATCCTTGGCCGATCGGATACGGTCGTAAAAATTGCCGGCATCCGGGTGGACCTGGACCAGGTCCGGGCCGTCTTAAAAACAATGGATGGGGTCAGGGATGCGCTGGTTCTGGCAAAGCCCGTTCCCCGGGGCAGGGCCTTTGACATCTGTGCCCTTGTGGAAGGCAACTGCTCCCAAACCGATATCCGGCAGTTTCTCGCCGGCAGGCTTGAGGCCTTTGCCCATCCCAGGCGAATCAAGGTTGTGGACCACATGCCCGTGACCCGTTCCGGAAAGTATGACAGGGCTGGGGTTGCAGTCTTTTTTGACATAAACGAAGGCGACGCAAAATGA
- a CDS encoding lysophospholipid acyltransferase family protein: MDSQPSAALNEKKTTWLDFVRDLVITLFLWGYFMFGFILFFSPFYLIAFVCPPMREAAIQCLNSLFYKGFFFWVRMLMPGITWHVDPAVKALGNCIIVCNHVSYLDPLVMISLFRRHKTIVKATFFKVPIFGWVLRAAGYIPSMPKGRMAGLMVKQTKTLASFLETGGILFVFPEGTRNRNADKGVLEFHSGVFKMARLCRSPINMLVIRNTDKLFTPGRFLFHTDFSGTISVELAGRIQPDYDKESVSTAKLMAQAGAILTEKQRTSSWAHQTDRP, translated from the coding sequence ATGGATTCCCAACCTTCAGCAGCCTTGAATGAAAAGAAAACCACGTGGCTTGATTTTGTCAGGGATCTGGTCATTACGCTTTTCCTCTGGGGCTATTTTATGTTTGGATTTATTTTGTTTTTCTCCCCGTTTTACCTGATTGCCTTTGTCTGTCCGCCCATGCGGGAAGCGGCCATCCAGTGTCTTAATTCTTTGTTTTACAAAGGCTTTTTTTTTTGGGTTCGCATGTTGATGCCGGGCATTACCTGGCACGTTGACCCGGCAGTCAAGGCGCTTGGAAATTGTATCATAGTCTGCAATCATGTCTCCTATCTGGATCCCCTGGTGATGATCAGTTTGTTCCGGCGTCATAAAACCATTGTTAAAGCCACCTTTTTCAAGGTGCCGATTTTCGGCTGGGTTTTAAGGGCGGCAGGTTACATCCCTTCCATGCCCAAGGGACGGATGGCCGGTTTGATGGTAAAGCAGACCAAAACCCTTGCATCCTTTCTTGAAACGGGCGGGATTTTGTTTGTGTTTCCCGAAGGCACACGGAACCGCAATGCCGATAAGGGGGTTCTTGAATTTCACAGCGGCGTGTTTAAGATGGCAAGGCTTTGCCGATCCCCCATAAATATGTTGGTGATCCGTAATACCGATAAACTGTTCACCCCGGGTCGGTTTTTATTTCATACAGATTTTTCCGGTACCATCAGCGTGGAGCTTGCCGGTAGGATTCAACCGGATTATGATAAGGAAAGCGTGTCCACAGCAAAGCTGATGGCACAGGCCGGAGCGATTTTAACCGAAAAACAAAGGACATCCTCTTGGGCACATCAAACAGACAGGCCGTAA
- a CDS encoding methyl-accepting chemotaxis protein → MLEDQKDKLKVATHSTAIAIGNVLQGVSDDDEKIEVIRKAIDNIRFEEDKSGYYFVYQETINIVLPPKKELQGKDLGHLKDKNNVTFVKDMRDAAKKGGGFTKYIWPKPGAGDVPKLSYSEMIPGTDYWVGTGVYIDNIDTYKAEMSNEINARVKSSIIKMVSFSGIIFLCIIALCLFIVFGIARGLGLIIGSVKGIAEGEGDLTKRVDINSKDELGELAKWLNVFLERLQGIIEKLTNNSDQVGEASNALASIATQISENAANTSRRADQVAAVSEEMSTNMTSVASAMEESSSNASVVASAAEEMNSTINEIAGTAESARDVSEKASEKVIEASGSMGELTQAAKDIGKVTETINDISEQINLLALNATIEAARAGEAGKGFAVVATEIKDLAAQTANATADIQAKVNNVQTTSDGTGKVISEITDVINDVKEMVVTIATAVTEQSAATREIAGNVEQLSLGIQEVNESVSQSTQVAGEMTRDITEVSSASEQMASGSSKVESSAADLKHMATDLKQIVDTFIV, encoded by the coding sequence ATGCTGGAAGACCAAAAAGACAAATTAAAAGTTGCAACCCATTCTACCGCAATTGCCATTGGGAATGTGCTTCAGGGCGTCAGTGACGATGATGAAAAAATAGAAGTAATTCGAAAAGCAATTGATAATATTCGATTTGAAGAAGATAAATCCGGTTATTATTTTGTGTACCAAGAAACAATTAATATTGTACTTCCACCTAAAAAGGAGCTTCAGGGCAAAGATCTTGGGCACTTAAAAGATAAAAATAACGTAACATTTGTAAAGGATATGAGGGATGCCGCCAAAAAAGGCGGCGGATTTACTAAATACATCTGGCCAAAACCAGGGGCAGGAGATGTTCCAAAACTAAGCTACTCTGAAATGATACCAGGCACGGATTATTGGGTGGGGACAGGTGTCTACATTGACAATATTGATACTTACAAAGCAGAAATGTCAAATGAAATAAACGCCCGGGTAAAATCTTCTATTATAAAGATGGTCAGCTTCTCGGGTATAATCTTCCTTTGTATAATTGCACTTTGTTTATTCATCGTATTTGGTATTGCACGTGGATTAGGTTTGATCATTGGGAGTGTGAAGGGTATTGCTGAAGGTGAAGGCGATTTAACAAAACGGGTTGACATTAACAGCAAAGATGAATTGGGCGAGCTTGCCAAGTGGCTTAACGTTTTTCTTGAGAGGCTCCAGGGCATTATCGAAAAATTAACCAATAATTCCGATCAGGTTGGGGAAGCATCCAACGCATTGGCGTCCATAGCAACCCAGATATCGGAAAATGCGGCGAATACATCCCGGCGTGCCGACCAGGTAGCGGCGGTTTCCGAAGAGATGAGTACCAATATGACTTCTGTGGCTTCGGCAATGGAAGAGTCTTCAAGCAATGCATCCGTCGTTGCATCTGCCGCTGAGGAGATGAATTCGACAATTAATGAAATTGCAGGGACGGCGGAATCTGCCCGGGATGTTTCTGAAAAAGCCAGTGAGAAAGTAATCGAAGCATCAGGCAGTATGGGGGAATTGACCCAGGCGGCTAAGGATATCGGGAAAGTCACTGAAACCATCAACGATATCTCCGAGCAGATTAATCTGCTGGCCTTGAATGCAACAATTGAGGCCGCAAGGGCAGGCGAGGCCGGTAAAGGTTTTGCCGTTGTCGCAACCGAAATAAAAGATTTGGCAGCACAGACAGCAAATGCAACGGCAGACATACAAGCCAAGGTTAACAATGTCCAAACAACCTCGGACGGCACAGGCAAGGTCATTTCTGAAATCACGGATGTCATCAATGATGTAAAGGAAATGGTGGTAACGATTGCCACGGCAGTCACAGAGCAGTCCGCTGCAACCCGGGAAATTGCCGGTAATGTTGAACAATTGTCTCTGGGGATTCAGGAGGTCAATGAAAGTGTCAGTCAAAGCACCCAGGTTGCCGGTGAAATGACCCGGGACATCACAGAGGTCAGCAGCGCGTCAGAGCAGATGGCTTCAGGCAGTTCCAAAGTTGAGTCAAGTGCGGCAGATTTGAAACACATGGCAACAGATCTAAAACAGATCGTCGACACGTTTATCGTTTGA
- a CDS encoding class I SAM-dependent methyltransferase yields the protein MVDIKFDSGKKRSLKARYEAQKIAFAPVVFQAVRLLRDLNILNVIEAAGKTGLNVEEISEQTGVSCYGVTVLCETGLSQDVLEMKDDCYIITRVGHFLLNDELTKVNMDFVQDVCYEGLFRLDLAIETGKPAGLEVFGQWPTIYDALSELPAKAKESWFAFDHFYSDSAFPAALPYVFELNPRSILDIGANTGKFAIQCVRHNPDVHVTMMDLPGQLAKAKENIAAQGVDHRITPYPVSDLLDPTFAFPGGFDAVWMSQFLVCFSEDQVLGLLERGKKALAPQGNLFILDTYWDRQQFEIASYCLINSSPYFTAMANGNSRMYRFSKIEELIKEAGLRIESVDDGLGIGHTLIRCRANDPTGN from the coding sequence ATGGTGGATATAAAATTTGACTCCGGCAAAAAAAGATCACTAAAGGCGCGGTATGAGGCCCAGAAAATTGCCTTTGCGCCGGTGGTGTTCCAGGCCGTTCGGCTGCTCAGGGATCTGAACATTCTTAACGTCATTGAGGCGGCCGGAAAGACCGGGCTTAACGTCGAAGAGATCTCGGAACAGACAGGGGTCTCCTGCTACGGGGTAACCGTTCTGTGCGAAACCGGACTGAGCCAGGACGTTCTGGAGATGAAAGATGATTGCTATATCATAACCCGAGTGGGCCATTTTTTGCTCAACGACGAATTGACAAAAGTGAATATGGATTTTGTCCAGGACGTTTGTTACGAGGGCCTTTTCCGATTGGACCTGGCCATTGAAACGGGTAAACCTGCGGGATTGGAAGTGTTTGGCCAATGGCCCACGATTTACGACGCCTTAAGTGAACTGCCTGCCAAAGCCAAGGAGAGTTGGTTTGCCTTTGACCATTTTTATAGTGACTCGGCCTTTCCGGCGGCATTGCCCTATGTATTCGAGCTTAATCCCCGGTCCATTTTAGACATCGGCGCAAATACCGGTAAATTTGCCATCCAATGTGTCCGCCATAATCCGGATGTCCATGTCACGATGATGGATTTACCCGGACAACTTGCCAAGGCAAAGGAGAATATTGCTGCACAAGGGGTCGATCACAGAATCACCCCATATCCTGTCAGTGATTTGCTGGATCCGACATTCGCTTTTCCCGGCGGGTTTGACGCGGTGTGGATGAGCCAGTTTCTGGTCTGCTTTTCCGAAGATCAGGTTCTAGGCCTGCTTGAACGGGGAAAGAAGGCATTGGCCCCCCAGGGTAACCTGTTCATTCTGGATACCTACTGGGACCGCCAGCAATTTGAAATTGCCTCATATTGTTTGATCAACTCTTCCCCCTATTTTACGGCCATGGCAAACGGGAACAGCCGTATGTACCGGTTTTCCAAGATAGAAGAGCTCATCAAAGAGGCCGGCCTTCGCATTGAATCCGTTGATGACGGGCTTGGCATCGGCCATACACTGATACGGTGCCGGGCCAATGACCCAACCGGCAATTGA
- a CDS encoding thioesterase family protein: MKPKPFKPEITDENTPYVKDQTTGLIWHRTSHRTLYADTDRSQVVYHANYLRFFEQGRADLMRDIAYPYREIEESGFVYPIIETKLNYFAPLYYDDLMWIHTRPAELERVKLQFDYVITSHAYDQIICKGYTRHCATNAQGIPVGVDEKTVRVWTQFPGRDQS; this comes from the coding sequence ATGAAACCCAAACCGTTTAAACCCGAAATTACGGATGAAAACACCCCTTACGTAAAGGACCAAACCACAGGGCTGATCTGGCACCGCACCAGCCATAGAACCCTTTATGCGGACACGGACCGCTCCCAGGTGGTTTACCATGCCAATTATTTACGATTTTTTGAGCAGGGCCGGGCGGATTTGATGCGGGACATTGCCTACCCCTACCGGGAAATTGAAGAGAGCGGATTTGTCTATCCCATCATTGAGACCAAACTGAACTATTTTGCCCCGCTGTATTATGACGACCTCATGTGGATTCATACCCGGCCTGCCGAATTGGAGCGGGTTAAACTTCAGTTTGATTACGTGATCACAAGCCATGCCTATGACCAGATTATCTGCAAGGGGTACACCCGGCATTGCGCCACCAATGCCCAGGGCATACCCGTTGGCGTGGATGAAAAAACCGTCCGGGTCTGGACCCAGTTTCCCGGCCGGGATCAATCATGA
- a CDS encoding beta-ketoacyl synthase N-terminal-like domain-containing protein, protein MNRRVVVTGYGVISPIGETEDEIIRHLTQGISGVKKLEDDGFLSGFIQSGVYGRIDYPKAYTFERNHRKTMGPVAFVACESARRAIEQSGLDKAFLTSGQVGVAFGSIHGSPFVQREIMRAYFSGDNDGDPVINAADFLKSMAHTTAVNITKMFGISGRVISPCTACTTSSQSIGFGYEAIRFGMQEAMVCGGADEYDTSTVAVFDNLRACSTRFNDTPHLTPRPFDSRRDGLVVGEGAGALVLESLDHAKQRGATILGEVVGFASNNNGGDMILPNLAGITQTLRLALADAQIAREDVDFISAHATATRQGDAIEAMAIHDVYGENTRVTGLKSYMGHTIAACGAIETIITLMMMKHGFIPPTLNLDDVDESCAMINHTQQLLDEIINTASVQNFAFGGVNTALVLKKFK, encoded by the coding sequence ATGAACCGCAGAGTGGTGGTAACAGGCTATGGCGTCATCTCCCCCATCGGCGAGACCGAGGATGAGATCATCCGGCATCTGACCCAGGGCATTTCCGGGGTTAAAAAACTGGAAGATGACGGATTTTTGTCCGGGTTTATCCAGTCCGGTGTCTATGGCCGGATCGATTATCCCAAAGCATATACCTTTGAACGAAATCACCGAAAAACCATGGGGCCGGTGGCGTTTGTTGCCTGTGAGTCGGCCCGGCGGGCCATTGAACAATCGGGTCTGGACAAGGCATTTTTAACCTCGGGCCAGGTGGGGGTGGCGTTCGGTTCCATCCATGGCAGCCCCTTTGTCCAGCGCGAGATCATGCGGGCCTATTTTAGTGGGGATAATGACGGAGATCCGGTTATTAATGCGGCAGACTTCTTAAAATCCATGGCCCACACCACTGCCGTGAACATCACAAAGATGTTCGGCATATCCGGCCGGGTCATCAGCCCCTGCACGGCCTGCACCACCAGCAGCCAGTCCATCGGTTTCGGATACGAAGCCATCCGGTTCGGCATGCAGGAGGCCATGGTGTGCGGCGGGGCCGACGAGTATGACACCTCAACCGTGGCGGTCTTTGACAACCTTCGGGCCTGCTCCACCCGGTTTAATGACACCCCCCACCTTACCCCGAGGCCCTTTGACAGCCGGCGGGACGGTCTGGTGGTGGGCGAAGGGGCCGGTGCCCTGGTGCTCGAGTCCCTGGACCATGCGAAACAGCGGGGCGCAACCATCCTGGGGGAGGTGGTGGGATTTGCCTCCAACAACAACGGCGGGGACATGATTCTGCCCAACCTGGCCGGGATTACCCAGACGTTGCGCCTGGCCCTGGCCGATGCGCAAATCGCCAGGGAAGATGTTGATTTCATCAGCGCCCATGCCACAGCCACCCGCCAGGGAGACGCCATTGAAGCCATGGCCATCCATGATGTGTATGGAGAGAACACACGGGTGACGGGTTTGAAAAGCTACATGGGCCATACCATTGCCGCCTGCGGGGCCATTGAGACCATCATTACCCTGATGATGATGAAACACGGGTTTATTCCGCCCACCCTCAATCTTGACGACGTGGATGAATCCTGTGCCATGATCAATCATACACAGCAGTTGCTTGATGAGATAATTAACACGGCATCGGTCCAGAATTTTGCCTTTGGCGGGGTGAATACCGCCCTTGTATTAAAGAAGTTTAAGTGA
- a CDS encoding beta-ketoacyl-[acyl-carrier-protein] synthase family protein, giving the protein MGTSNRQAVILGYDAVCPLGTRFPDAWEKALKGQSGIGALTRFPVDDDFPVRIAGQVDNIDDLDYPFLKPRERAKWTSPIFKHALLTTSRAIEKSGMEITPDIAPRVAITYSSALGGLDAALDADRRLVKENRLPKPFTNPNACINMVGGKVSILTGATGPITATISACATGATSMIIGAMFIEQGLCDVAICGAVDFALVPTIIAGFYTMNGIFSPKPGEDVPARAASRPFSKNRRGFVVSEGAGAVILAAREFAQTWGLTYHAALAGWGMTSDAHHVVAPHLPTVTRCMELALGHAGISPQAVASVNAHATSTPVGDKVEYDALSTVFGKKIPPVTANKSMIGHAMGASSAIETIFAVQGMIDGQIPPTINYDPDPDMAFDCVAGDARRLEQPYVLKNAFGFGGCNACIVLQKC; this is encoded by the coding sequence TTGGGCACATCAAACAGACAGGCCGTAATACTGGGGTATGACGCGGTTTGCCCCCTGGGAACCCGGTTTCCTGATGCCTGGGAAAAGGCGTTGAAAGGTCAGAGCGGTATCGGGGCGCTGACCCGGTTTCCCGTGGATGATGATTTTCCAGTGCGCATCGCAGGGCAAGTGGACAACATTGATGATCTGGACTATCCGTTTCTTAAACCCAGGGAACGTGCCAAGTGGACATCACCCATTTTCAAACATGCCTTGCTGACCACCTCCCGTGCCATTGAGAAAAGCGGGATGGAGATTACCCCGGATATTGCCCCCCGGGTCGCCATCACCTACAGTTCAGCCCTGGGCGGGTTGGATGCCGCCCTGGATGCGGACCGCAGGCTGGTCAAAGAGAACCGGCTGCCCAAGCCCTTTACCAATCCCAACGCCTGCATCAATATGGTGGGGGGTAAGGTCTCCATCCTCACCGGGGCCACAGGCCCCATCACCGCAACCATTTCAGCCTGTGCCACAGGGGCCACCTCCATGATCATCGGTGCCATGTTCATTGAACAGGGGCTGTGCGATGTCGCCATCTGCGGTGCCGTGGATTTTGCCCTGGTGCCGACCATCATTGCCGGGTTTTACACCATGAACGGTATTTTTTCTCCAAAGCCCGGGGAGGATGTTCCGGCCCGGGCGGCCAGCCGTCCGTTTTCTAAAAACCGACGGGGCTTCGTGGTCTCCGAAGGGGCCGGTGCCGTGATCCTGGCTGCCCGGGAGTTTGCCCAAACCTGGGGATTGACATATCATGCGGCCCTTGCCGGATGGGGCATGACCTCGGATGCCCACCATGTGGTGGCGCCCCATTTGCCCACGGTCACCCGGTGCATGGAATTGGCCCTTGGGCATGCAGGGATTTCACCGCAAGCGGTGGCAAGTGTCAATGCCCATGCAACGTCCACCCCGGTGGGGGACAAGGTGGAGTATGATGCCCTGTCAACGGTGTTCGGCAAAAAGATCCCGCCGGTGACAGCCAACAAATCCATGATCGGGCACGCCATGGGCGCGTCCAGTGCCATTGAAACCATTTTTGCCGTCCAGGGAATGATTGACGGGCAGATCCCGCCCACCATCAACTATGATCCGGACCCTGACATGGCGTTTGACTGCGTGGCAGGGGATGCAAGACGTCTGGAACAGCCCTATGTGTTGAAAAATGCATTCGGCTTTGGCGGCTGCAATGCCTGCATCGTCCTGCAAAAATGTTGA